ACATCCTCACATGCTTTACTTGAACCTCTTTCTTAAGGCcaatcacacaatcacacagaaaCCTTGAGCTGTGAACTTAGAAAGTGTACCTATTTGTGCTGACTCATGACTCTTTATTGACTTTATAGTGCAAGGTACATCACAAACGTTATGCTTTTATAAAGTGGCACTTTATTTCTGGTCCTCACAATAAAACCCACAATCTGCTCTTTTCATACTGTATGCCAGCATTTGTCTTCAAGTTTGAGTTCTGTGCTACTTACACATGGTTGCATCAGTATTATCAAtcaatatatcatatataaaaatgtattagtCCCAAAGGCCATATTTGTGCGTgacaagtacttttacttttgatactttaagtataATTTGCTAATTTTGATGCAGGACTTTCACTTACAATGGACTATTTTGACATTGTGGTTTTAAGTAAATGATCTTaatacttcttccactactGGTCAATTGTGCtaagtctgtctgtgttttggCTTTTTCTGACCAAGCAAAAACAGTGTTATAATTTATTAAAAGCAGCAGCTCTGTTTCTGCTCTTTTTTGCTTTATGCCATTGTTACTACCGTAATTATTTGTCTTGATTTATATGAAGGATCTCAAGCATTTGTACAAACACTAGCAACAGCACAACTTGTATGTTTGACAAACTGCAGACTAACAACACGAGGAGTTGATAGAGTTTAATGACATCTGTAAACTTTTAGCTTAGCTATACTTTTTTCAGCGTCTTTATGGTCTTAAGTATTGTCATGAGCTGACAGACTTGTGACAGGCAGCAAATACATAAATGCATTGCTTAccaaatatgaataaagagtGTATCAGAACTATAATTCACACTTTGGTTGCCATCATGTGATGGCAAAGTGAAACGAATTAATAAAGTAAATTCCTAGGTCTGgtttctgcttttttcttctttatcctgtctctttgtgtgtttgactgGAAAATGATACGCCTACTCATGTTCCTGACAATGACGAAAAGCTCAAACTTGCAGAGCAAATCAAAGCTGAAAACAGGATGtggaaacagaaaggaaaggaaatattgAACAACTGGGtttaatttatgtatttgtctGTGTTAACAGTATTTAAAGATCACCCAAACCTCTGAAAACAATTCAGTTTGAGGCAAAAAGTTGTCAAAGCTCAGTATAGTTCagtaaatgtgtacattttgacAAGGTTTGTTTAAGTCTCTAATTAAATACTGAAGAAAAATTACTTTACTGTATATTTCAGTAGGTAAGCTTTCCAGTAAAATCGGCACATGCATGTTATTTTATCTAAGTgtctattttctgtttttttatttcccattaCAGAAAATCCCTTCAGTGGTTTTTCACATGAAGGCATCACgctaacacacagacaggtggtATTTCTTCCTTACGTGTAATTCCCAAACAACAAACTGCTGAGTAGCTGATCATGTCCTTACAGAAAATTCTACGTATTTCATGACCTCaatgtgtatttcccaaaaaatGGCATTATGAGAACTTCTTTTAATGCATAACTCACCCATCCCCTTTGTCAATGATTgactctctcttccttttcccTTTATGGAGCGGCTGACTGCCACCTGACAGGACGTACATGTCATAACATGAAGTCTGCTATAAAAGCATGTCTCTCTAGTGGAGCCCTGCATCTTCCACAGGTGGACATACCTTCAACTCTTATCATATCAAAGGAGAAGCAGGTAAGCAGCTACagcagagacacatacacacacaagaagGAATTTCCTGTAATTCAAGTGCAGTGACGCCAAGAACAAATGAGAGATTTTGACACTGATACAGTTAATGATTGAAAAGCAAACCACAAGTGAAAGTCTCAACCTGTGTGGCTTTCTGCAAGTCTGAAGGGATCTTTTGACTGTTTTCTGCTTTTGTGTCAGTCAGGATGAAACTGTTGctcgttgctgctgctgctctggccGTGGCCAGCTGTGCCAGCATTTCTCTGGAAGACCTGGAGTTCCACGCCTGGAAGCTCAAGTTTGGTAAGACAATTTTATCAGGTTTCGGTTTATTTTATTGTGGTCTGTTGTCAAATATAGTAGATCTTGTTCAGGTTTGTGTGAAAGTACTGACCATGAGGCTTACATTTGGAGTGTGTGCTCAttcacacataacacacaataCATAAAGGTCTAAAGTAAAGGTCATTGcaatctgtttacatgtttagaaGTTTACAACCTACATTTTGTTTGTCAGCTAATGAAGGGAGATCTCCAAACTGGAAAAGGATTTGATTGATTAATAATGTATCACAGATTATTTCTTTCTCTGATTGGCAGCAAGGTCCTACAACTCTATGGCAGAAGAGGTTCAACGCAGGGAAATCTGGCTCAGCAACCGCAGACTGGTGCTGGTGCACAACATCATGGCAGACCAGGGTATCAAGTCCTACCGCCTCGGCATGACCTACTTTGCTGACATGGTATGCACAGAAAAACTCAAATGTGGTTTCTGCCATCATTCACCGTTGAACGTTCTCCCTTAGTGACTAACCGTCAACAATGTCATTTGGTTGCAGTCAGCTTGTGAGGATGCAGTGAATTATGTGACATACTGAATTTGGTCCCTCTTCTCCAGGAAAATGAGGAGTACAAACGCCTGATTTCCCAGGGCTGCCTGGGCTCTTTCAACGTGTCTCTGCCTCGCCAGGGCTCTGCTTACCTTCGGCTGCCTGCAGGAGCTGATCTGCCCAACACTGTTGACTGGAGGGACAAGGGATACGTCACTGATGTCAAGGATCAGAAACAGTGTGGCTCCTGCTGGGCCTTCAGTACAGTATGTACTACTGCAAGTCGGTGTCCTCTCTTTTGGTAATGCGGGGAAACTTCACACAACTGACGTCTGGTTTCCATCAAACTTAATTCTTTCAGACTGGCTCACTGGAGGGTCAGACCTTCAGGAAGACAGCGAAGCTGGTGTCTCTGAGCGAGCAGCAGCTGGTTGACTGCTCCGGCGACTATGGCAACATGGGTTGCAATGGAGGCCTGATGGACAACGCCTTCAAGTACATCCAAGCCAACGGAGGGATCGACACAGAGGACTCATACCCTTATGAGGCTCAGGTAAACAGAACGCAGTTTGGTTGAAAAAGCTTTACATTTACAGCAGCCATTGTCAGACAGACATTTGTCTGCTGATGATGGATATCAATCCATTCAGACAGTTTTAAAATCACAGCCCTCCATATAAGAGATGTATAATAGTGCTATCTTGTGGACTAAAGGAATAGTTGCCCACAACAGACTTTCAATGCAAGGCCATCTCTGAAAACAGTAAAAGGAACGCATCATGAAAACTCTTGCAAACTGTTTTCATTGCTTGTGCGCATACATTTGGGCATCCAGACTGTGTACCAAACTGTGAGATAATACAACCCACTCAGTTTGTTTGTGGGCTGCCTAGATCAGAATACATGTGATTTAACAATCCATTCAGATTTGGCTCACCTTCCTATTTCATGCAGGCTTATTATAATATACCGCAAGCACGAGTATCTCCACAAGAAAGAGGCAGCGCGAAAGAGTCAGTTTCCTGTTTCTGAGTGATGTGGGTATATAACACAGATTATGACCAATGTTTTCACTCCAAAGTCACCAAATAACTAACCGGACCCAATTTGCACAAGCCGCATATCTTCCTAAAATTCTGACATTAAAATGTCAGAAGTAGTAAACTTTATTCGAAACCTTTCTCTGTCTAAGCAACACAAGATTTGGCAACTAAATGTGCGGACAAACTACTTTTTGTAATAAATTTGATTTGCCTTCTCTCGATTAGGATGGTCAGTGCCGTTACAACCCTGCCAAAGTTGGTGCCACATGCACAGGCTACGTTGATGTGAAACAAGGCGACGAGGATGCACTGAGGGAGGCTGTGGCCACCATCGGACCTGTGTCTGTGGCCATTGATGCTTCGAATATGTCCTTCCAGCTGTACGAATCAGGTGAACAGTTTTAAACGCTGCGTTGCTTCTGCCAGAAAATATTCTCATCAAATGGAAGAAGGAATAGGatatcatcttcttctttttaacatATCCATATGCCTGTCTAAtctgtggttttgtgtttcTAGGAGTGTATGATGAGCCAGACTGCAGCAGCTCAGATTTGGACCATGGTGTTCTGGCTGTGGGTTATGGGACTGACAACGGACATGACTACTGGCTGGTCAAGAACAGGTAAACAACCAAATGTGCTACTCTTTAAAAAAGTTGAACTGCATTCCTGTTAAAACTCAGTGAGTAATAATAACGTCTTATTTGTAGCTGCAAAAATGAATCAAAACTCACTCCGGATGTTGTAAACCTCTTAAACTACCCCATTCCTATGAATAGCTAGTTATTTCACCTCTGTCTAAATACAGATCATGTTGTCTCTACATGCTGCTAATATTTGTGCTTATGATTCTCTACATAGAGCAACTGAATATTGggtaatatttgtgtttctgtagCTGGGGTCTCGGATGGGGAGACAAGGGATACATCATGATGACCAGGAACAAACACAACCAGTGTGGCATTGCTACTGCATCCAGCTACCCACTGGTCTGAGAAGGTGAGAGGTAACTTCCCTTAAGACCTAATACTTTTGAAGTTACATTTCTGGGTGTCTGTCCAGATGTACCTGAAAGAATATGTGTGCACTCTGCAGTTTAATGTCCATTAACTggttgttgttcatgtttttggATTTTCAGGTCCAGGATATTCCTCAGTAAGGAGAAAAGTGACACATAATTTACTTTCATTTAATAAAGAAACAGAGTTATGGAGCTTTTGTGGTTCCATGGATATAAGTAGGATCTTTCTGCACTTTTAAAAGGATTTACGTTTTATTAAGAttgtaaacaaatgtaaagtcaaataataataacataataaacatgtttgtgttcatgatTTTGTTGCTTTTCATTCTCCACCATTATATCAGAAGGAATGATGTGTATTTGGGGGCATGATGTGTATATTGAATGCAGTCCATCACAAGTTTGGTGCACCACTTTggtgcagattaaaaaaatcTCAACAACTATCGGATGGATTACCATGAAATGTGGTATTCCCATTGTTGTGCCACTATGGatgacattttagttttttagtagAATGTCTCTACATCCATGAAACGGTACAGTTTGCATGTGCTTATAAGCACCTGATGCTTAGAATGCACGCATTTAATCAAAGGTCAACATAAACTGACAGGTTTAGCATTTATTTGATGGATTGCCACACAGTTATTGCAGACAGTCATGCCCCCCTTGAAATTACTTCAGGCAAATATAAACTCTAGatgtgtttactttttttatttatttgtaagagTTTGCTCTAAATATATTGAGCAATAGTATACAAGTTAAAAAAACCTCTCTTGCAACTCCATCTGCAAATCAAGAAGCAAATCACAGTGGGACCTGATGCCAAGTATGAGCAACTCTGCAGTAGCTGTGGTTTGCTGCTACAGCATGCACATGCACAGGTTGAGTCTAGATGACTTAATCA
The genomic region above belongs to Cyclopterus lumpus isolate fCycLum1 chromosome 22, fCycLum1.pri, whole genome shotgun sequence and contains:
- the ctsl.1 gene encoding cathepsin L.1, which translates into the protein MKLLLVAAAALAVASCASISLEDLEFHAWKLKFARSYNSMAEEVQRREIWLSNRRLVLVHNIMADQGIKSYRLGMTYFADMENEEYKRLISQGCLGSFNVSLPRQGSAYLRLPAGADLPNTVDWRDKGYVTDVKDQKQCGSCWAFSTTGSLEGQTFRKTAKLVSLSEQQLVDCSGDYGNMGCNGGLMDNAFKYIQANGGIDTEDSYPYEAQDGQCRYNPAKVGATCTGYVDVKQGDEDALREAVATIGPVSVAIDASNMSFQLYESGVYDEPDCSSSDLDHGVLAVGYGTDNGHDYWLVKNSWGLGWGDKGYIMMTRNKHNQCGIATASSYPLV